From the Musa acuminata AAA Group cultivar baxijiao chromosome BXJ3-1, Cavendish_Baxijiao_AAA, whole genome shotgun sequence genome, the window TCTTTGTCCGAGTATGCATATGGTTGGAGGGTGACATGGGTCTGACAAGAAGTGTCAGTTGAtagtagattatatatatatatatatatatatatatatatatatatatatatatatatatatatatatatatatatatatatatatatatatatagtgaaagtaatatatttaaaatttttataattgggTTTAGGATAAATTGAGATCGATAAGTATGTATCACAATTGGGTTCTAATATATAAATAGTTAGTCCATTTGGTTTGGGATAGATTAAGTACCTTATTATTACCATTCCATTTTTCAGATACACAAGTAAATATTTTAAGGTCCACAATTATTATCAAGGGTTGAAGGTTCCAAGACTCATTCGGACACCGTGCATTGTAGAAAAAATgtgtttttataatattttttaactacAAATATGTTTTGTCACAGATGACTAAAATAAACTATAATTAGAATTTATGCATACATTATAAGAATTCATGAGGATTTATTATTGTGATGGTGACTTTAGTTAGATGATAACATGTATATCGAAGTTATTTTGTATTTTCACATTATCACCCATGTAAGCTTATGTGCTATATAAGCAAATGACGTCACTAATGTGCTATATAGAATGAGGAAACGAAAGACTAGGAAATATTTTTCTCTGCTATCTTCTATCTTCGATCTCATGCAATCAACGAGGATTTTTATCTTTTCATTTCATGTCATTTTTCTTCTGGATTATTTTGAGTTCCATATTTTGCCGATGACTCTTTTTTTGGGTTGACTATAAGAATTTTGTTTTAATTTGAAGCATAATTTTAGAATATTATACTTCTTAAGTTGTGCATAGGTATGTAATATCGTACAATACGTATGATATCTATCGAAAATTTATTAGCATGCGGATAAACAAGGCCAACATTATCTCATACTAAGCATCCAATATGTAATAAATTAGTTGATAGGCAAACAATGGATATGATATTACCATGTATCAACACGTAGTTGACAAAtcgatgtcagccatctcagtaccctggaaccccccgggtggcacaaggctggatggggctttcgtatagcagggacggtgctgtctCTCGCTTTGCTCGCTGTCCACCGCTTGTtgttcgctcgtgcagccaaaaatggcctgttttttggctgttcttgcgtggcgcggcaaccgtcattagcggagcaaaatgtcagccatccaaCGTTGATCACATGTGATTGACCAATAATGATCATGTTAATATTATATGTCAGTATATGGTCGACAAACCAATTATCCAAACCTCATGATTGATGCAGTCATTTAACATGATCGTCGGACATCATGCCATATCTCCGCTTGAAACGTGGCGTATCCCCTTTTTGTTATTGACAATCTTAGGCATAACTATCTCTAGAGTCATCCATAAAAAGGACCCCTCTATATGCTCTAACATAATGCCATTCTCAATAATAGCTGACTAATTCGACTAAATCGAATCCAAAATTAATTTGACAATCGAAATCATATTTATTGAAAATGTCTCTTACCTAATTTTAAATGTTTGATGTTATGCATACAGTGATTTAGTCCGCGAGTAACTTAAAATGAACTTTGATAGGATCTCAATCATATCCTAACTCGCTTGGATAACCTTTAACATTAGTATAAGTCATTactagttatttatttatttatttattttaagcatCGATATATATGGACATATTGATCCTGGAAACACTAATACCAATCGAAGCTTGATTGGTACACAAAATTATAAAATTCCCTTAAAAATAATGTCACAAACTTCATGATTTTCTAGGTCCATTTGTAGAATCAATTTTTTAGTAATCCTAATACCTCAATAGAAATGCCTTCTCATTCACTCCTATGATCCATtattctataatatatatatacatatacacacatacatacatgcatatatatatatatatatatatatatatatatatatatatatatatatatatatatatatatatatatatatatatatatataataccaacGACATCAATGTTTTGTGCATGGTGGACTCATGGATGTGATAAAACCATGGACATTAAAATCATGGATGAAGCACATTAATGACACCATGTGTATCATTTAATATCATAGGATGAGAAGTCTCGTCTCCCTACACCCTTCTTTTGTCGTACGACTTTACCCAGCATTTAAGACGACACATTGCAGGGTTCGGTAGCCGTTGGCTTTTGAGGCTTAATGAACTCCGCCTTTTGGCTCCAGCAATTTAATGATCTTTTCTTCGTGACCAATAAATGTGTCCGAAGTTATTGAGAGAAACAAACAAATAGAACACAACTGTAACTTAATCATACATTTCTTAAAATTCCATCTGTTTTATTAAACGTTTTCAGATTAACGTAAATAAATAGATCTTTTCTTCGTGTCAAAAAACTGATATTTTCGgcctttttaatatttattaaaagtTTCTGCTGCCACCACTGTTCCTCCTGTAACGAGTCACGCTACGTAGCCATTACCTTTCAAAGCAAGCAGCACAAGCAATTGACGACAgcaaacatctctctctctctctctctctctctctctctctgctctgcTCACTCCATCTCACTGGTTCGTGTTGTCTGCAATCATGGGTAGGTGATGAATCCGCGGATATTCAATGCCAATCTCCTCTTCGCACCACTATAAGAAGGCCTGCTTGCCGGTATCCATTCCCCCGTTCCAATAGTTCCATTCTCTTGCCTCTGTTTTCCTTCTTGTGCTTTCTTCTTTGAACATTGAGTTCTACCTCGGATCTCAAGTTGTTGTTGCCTTTAGCTTCTGTTAGATTATACTCTGCTCAACATTTGATCCGGCGGTCTGCGTAACTGTTCCATCTACTTTGTTGCTTACCCAATCTCACCATGGCCTTTCTTGCTTACCACCCTGACAAACTTGAGTTTCTTCTCGTGATGCTGTGCTGCTTCCTGTCAACGACATGCTCTGTGAGGGTTCCACCAGCCAACTTCGTCTTCGGGGACTCACTGGTCGATGTTGGAAACAATAACTACATCACCACCTTCTCCAAGGCCAATTACGTACCCAATGGCATTGACTTCCCAGGCCATGAACCCACCGGCCGCTACACCAATGGCCGAACGATCGTTGACATTCTAGGCAACTCCCACTGTGTTCTCTGATTCCTTATCCTGCAATTAATGTCTTGCGTACTGGACTTACCAATTCCTGCTTTAAGCTTTCAGGTCAAGCTCTTGGTCTCATGGAGTTCACTCCTCCTTTTCTTGCTCCAAGCACCGCTGGTGATGTGGTGCTCAAGGGCGTGAACTATGCCTCTGGAGGAGCAGGAATCCTCAACAAGACGGGGTATC encodes:
- the LOC135629150 gene encoding GDSL esterase/lipase At4g16230-like, with the translated sequence MAFLAYHPDKLEFLLVMLCCFLSTTCSVRVPPANFVFGDSLVDVGNNNYITTFSKANYVPNGIDFPGHEPTGRYTNGRTIVDILGQALGLMEFTPPFLAPSTAGDVVLKGVNYASGGAGILNKTGYLFVSMQSLSVDLWFPISTP